The Urbifossiella limnaea nucleotide sequence CTACGGCGGCCAGGCGGTGAAGCAGAGCGGCATCATCGTGGTGCAGTGCGGCACGAAGTACGCCCCCGGCCGGTTCGTCCGCCGGGCCAGCAACGACTTCCTGTACGCCACCACCGCCGGCAAGGTGTACTTCGACCAGGGCGGCAAGCGGGTCAACGTCACCCCGGACGACGCGACCGTCACCACGGTCTGAGCGCGGCGGAAGCCGAAGCGACGCGGCCCACCCGAACGGGTGGGCCGCTTGCGTTTGTGGCGGGAGGTCAGCGGGGCTCGGTATCCTGCACCACCCGGTCGAGACGGCCGATGCGGAGGTCGTCGGCGGGGACGAACAACCGGATCACGCGGAACCAGCCGTCGCCGGTCATGGCGAACGGTGGCGACCCGCTGGCGAAGGCGAGCAGGTGGTGGGTGCCGTCCTGCTGGGCCTTGTACCAGTTGTCGGGCATTGTGGGGTGGCCGAGGAGTTGATCCTCCCCGCCGTTGAACACCATGCCGTGGTAGTGCCACCAGAAGTCGTGCGTGATTCCCGCGGCCGTCCCGGCCGACGACTCTGGGTCCGGGAGCGACAGGGCTTCCTCGAACGTAATCGGGTGGGCCGGCCAGCGGTTGGCGGGCGACAGCCCGGCCGGGAATGCCCGGGGGCTCAGGGGGCCACCGGGCGGCACGACGATAGGGCGCCACCCCTCGGGTTCGGTCCCGTCATAGGGCTCGCCGCCGTCGTCGCGCTCGGGGTCGCCGAGGGCGTAAAAGACCGAGAGCATACCGGACAGGGCGTACCCGCGGGCGGCGGGGCTGGCGACGAGGTCGGCGAGGTTGTACTGACCGACGAACGGTAGCGGCGCGCCGCTCGCGCGCGTGGGCCAGGGCACCTCCGCCGGCAGGTCTGGCTCACCGCCATACCGGCTGACCCCGACCGGCAATCCCGTGACCGCCTCCGGCGAGGGGTGGACCGAGAGCGCCGGCAGGGCGACTCCGAGGAGGTCACTTGCCCGGGCGGCGAGCGCGCTGCCGCGGGCCAGTTCGACCAGCGTCACCCCTACGAGGTCGCGCCACGGCCGGTGGAACGCGGCCGACGGCGGGAGCGGGTCGCCCGACCGGAGCGCAGCCACGAAGTCCCGCAGGAACGGCCCGCGCGGGTCGTCTTGGTCGTCCAGCCAGTCCGCGTAGACCAACCTCGGCGTGTCGTCGGAGAGCGCCCCGAGGACGCCGGCGAGGAAGTCGCCCTCCCCCGGGAGAAACGCGGCGGGGTTGGGGAGGGCGACGTGCGTGGCCATCAGTTTAAGCCCCGTACTTCCCCAGCCGGCCGGCGTGCGCCATCGCCAGCAGCATCAGGTGCGCCCCCTGGAACTGCCCCAGCCCGCCGCGCAGGCAGTCGCGCTCGCCGAACGTCGCCACGTCGTCGGGGCGGCAGGTGGCGTCGGCCGCCAGGACCGTCGGCACCGGGTGCCAGCTGTGGCTCTTCATCCGGCTCGGCGTGCTGTGGTCGCCCGTCACGATGAACACGTCCGGGTTCAGGGCGCGGATCTGCGGCACCACCTTGTCCAGCTTCTCGATCATCTCCACCTTCGCGGGGAAGTTGCCGTCCTCGCCGGTGCTGTCGGTGTACTTGTAGTGCAGGAAGAAGAAGTCGTACTTGTCCCACACACTCTTCAGCGTGTCGACCTGCCCCTGGAGCGTCTGGCCGGGGTCGAGGATGTCCATCCCCACCAGCCGGGCCAGCCCCTTGTACATCGGGTAGACCGCGATCGCCGCGGCCTTCAGGCCGTACACCTGCTCGAACGTGGCGATGTTCGGCATCCGGGCGAAGCCGCGCAGCGTGGCGCCGTTCGTCGG carries:
- a CDS encoding TIGR02996 domain-containing protein, which produces MATHVALPNPAAFLPGEGDFLAGVLGALSDDTPRLVYADWLDDQDDPRGPFLRDFVAALRSGDPLPPSAAFHRPWRDLVGVTLVELARGSALAARASDLLGVALPALSVHPSPEAVTGLPVGVSRYGGEPDLPAEVPWPTRASGAPLPFVGQYNLADLVASPAARGYALSGMLSVFYALGDPERDDGGEPYDGTEPEGWRPIVVPPGGPLSPRAFPAGLSPANRWPAHPITFEEALSLPDPESSAGTAAGITHDFWWHYHGMVFNGGEDQLLGHPTMPDNWYKAQQDGTHHLLAFASGSPPFAMTGDGWFRVIRLFVPADDLRIGRLDRVVQDTEPR
- a CDS encoding 50S ribosomal protein L27; its protein translation is MAHKKGQGSVKNGRDSKPKRRGVKIYGGQAVKQSGIIVVQCGTKYAPGRFVRRASNDFLYATTAGKVYFDQGGKRVNVTPDDATVTTV